A region of Bacillus cabrialesii DNA encodes the following proteins:
- a CDS encoding DNA polymerase IV: protein MPGKGRIIFHIDMNSFYASVEMAYDPALRGKPVAVAGNVKERKGIVVTCSYEARARGVKTTMPVWEAKRNCPELIVLPPNFDRYRSSSRAMFNILREYTELVEPVSIDEGYMDMTDTPYSSRALETAKEIQSRLQKELLLPSSIGIAPNKFLAKMASDMKKPLGITILRKRQVPDILWPLPVGEMHGVGKKTAEKLKGLGIHTIKELAAADEHSLKRLLGINGPRLKNKANGIHHAPVDPERIYEFKSVGNSSTLSHDSSDEEELLGVFRKLSASVSDRLQRKEVMASKLFIMIRYADWKTITRSITLKNPIDQKNEIMKEAEHLFFKHWNKNPVRLLGITGTDLVEKEQAYKQLDLFSFNEDAKDEPIQQMMEKLNEKYGSKLIRKGAKIKKEESKTKGTSFNKDFFQDEKKS from the coding sequence ATGCCGGGAAAGGGCCGAATTATTTTCCATATTGATATGAATAGCTTCTACGCATCGGTGGAAATGGCATATGATCCGGCTCTCCGTGGAAAGCCGGTCGCAGTTGCCGGAAACGTAAAGGAGCGCAAGGGCATTGTGGTGACATGCAGCTACGAAGCGAGAGCGCGCGGTGTCAAAACAACAATGCCGGTTTGGGAAGCGAAGCGCAATTGTCCTGAGCTCATTGTTCTTCCGCCGAATTTTGACCGCTATAGAAGCTCTTCAAGAGCGATGTTTAACATCCTCCGTGAATATACTGAGCTGGTGGAGCCTGTCTCCATCGACGAAGGCTATATGGACATGACCGATACACCGTACAGCAGCCGCGCTCTGGAGACGGCAAAAGAAATCCAAAGCAGGCTGCAAAAAGAGCTGCTGCTTCCGTCAAGCATAGGGATTGCGCCGAATAAATTTCTCGCTAAGATGGCGTCTGATATGAAAAAGCCGCTTGGCATCACGATTTTAAGAAAGAGACAAGTGCCTGATATCCTTTGGCCGCTTCCGGTTGGAGAGATGCACGGAGTTGGCAAAAAGACAGCGGAAAAGCTGAAGGGCCTCGGCATTCATACGATTAAAGAGCTAGCGGCAGCTGATGAGCACTCCCTGAAACGTCTGCTTGGCATCAACGGTCCGCGCCTTAAAAATAAAGCAAACGGCATTCACCATGCGCCGGTTGACCCGGAGCGCATTTACGAATTTAAAAGCGTCGGCAACTCATCTACCCTTTCACATGATTCCAGTGATGAAGAAGAGCTGTTAGGCGTTTTCAGAAAGCTGTCCGCTTCCGTGAGTGATCGTTTGCAGCGCAAGGAAGTCATGGCTTCGAAGCTTTTTATTATGATTAGATATGCAGATTGGAAAACCATCACAAGAAGCATCACGCTGAAAAATCCGATCGATCAAAAAAATGAAATTATGAAAGAAGCGGAGCACCTCTTTTTTAAGCATTGGAATAAAAATCCTGTCAGGCTGCTTGGCATTACCGGAACGGATTTAGTGGAAAAAGAGCAGGCCTATAAGCAGCTCGATTTGTTCAGCTTTAATGAAGATGCGAAGGATGAGCCCATTCAGCAGATGATGGAAAAGCTGAATGAAAAGTACGGCTCCAAGCTGATCAGAAAAGGGGCAAAGATAAAAAAAGAGGAGAGCAAAACGAAGGGAACAAGCTTTAATAAAGATTTCTTTCAGGATGAAAAGAAAAGCTGA
- a CDS encoding YqjF family protein has protein sequence MTERFQQKNISVPEGIWIMRQTWNDVLFAHWPIDASILRVMIPPVLELDTYNGQAWVSMLPFMLTNLRARFLPAIPGARAFPELNLRTYVTYKGKPGIYFFSLDADHRLAVLGARTFFHLPYFRADMKADKNGDGIDYVSKRRDDGEAAFRAAYRPISAPFTAEEDSLDYWLTERYRLYTTYRSKLFYEDIHHHPWELQHAEAEFSANTVADAHNIALPASDPLLHYAKKQDVLFWPLRQWR, from the coding sequence GTGACGGAACGCTTTCAGCAAAAAAATATTTCTGTGCCTGAGGGAATCTGGATCATGAGACAAACTTGGAATGATGTCTTATTTGCCCACTGGCCTATTGATGCTTCTATCCTTCGGGTGATGATTCCGCCGGTTTTAGAGTTAGATACATATAACGGACAAGCTTGGGTCAGTATGCTTCCCTTTATGCTCACGAACCTGAGGGCGCGTTTTCTCCCTGCCATTCCCGGTGCGCGTGCGTTTCCTGAGCTAAACCTCCGCACCTATGTCACTTATAAAGGCAAGCCCGGCATTTATTTTTTCAGCTTAGATGCTGATCACCGGCTGGCGGTCCTGGGCGCTCGCACGTTCTTTCATTTACCTTATTTTCGCGCGGATATGAAAGCTGACAAAAACGGTGACGGCATTGACTATGTCAGCAAGCGGAGAGACGACGGAGAAGCAGCATTCCGCGCCGCATACCGGCCCATTTCAGCTCCTTTTACAGCGGAAGAGGATTCGCTGGATTACTGGCTGACAGAGCGATACAGACTCTACACCACTTATCGCAGCAAGCTCTTTTACGAAGACATTCATCATCATCCTTGGGAGCTGCAACATGCCGAGGCCGAGTTTTCCGCCAATACGGTGGCTGATGCTCACAACATTGCATTGCCAGCGTCAGATCCATTGCTTCATTACGCCAAAAAACAGGACGTGTTATTTTGGCCGCTTAGGCAATGGCGCTGA
- a CDS encoding alpha/beta fold hydrolase: protein MNSAWMEKTYTIDGCAFHTQHRRGSNGVTIVFEAGYGTSSETWKPLMADIDDEFGIFTYDRAGIGKSGHSTAKRTAEQQVKELESLLKAADVKPPYLAVSHSYGAVITGLWACKNRCDIIGMVLLDPALGDCASFTFIPEEMHKPYTRKMMLEGTHAEFSKSLHVLNQRQIHLGNMPLLVLSSGERTQKFADEQEWQNLHSSILSLSNQSGWIQAKNSSHNIHHDEPHIVHLAIYDVWCAACQQAAPLYQAVN from the coding sequence ATGAACTCAGCTTGGATGGAAAAGACATATACGATTGACGGTTGTGCATTTCATACACAACACCGGAGAGGATCAAATGGTGTAACGATTGTCTTTGAGGCCGGCTACGGTACTTCTTCTGAAACGTGGAAACCATTAATGGCGGACATTGATGATGAATTTGGCATTTTCACATATGATCGGGCAGGAATAGGGAAAAGCGGACACAGCACCGCTAAACGAACAGCTGAACAACAGGTGAAAGAATTAGAGAGTTTGCTTAAAGCGGCAGATGTAAAACCTCCTTATCTGGCTGTTTCACACTCTTACGGAGCTGTCATCACCGGTTTATGGGCCTGCAAAAACAGGTGTGATATTATCGGCATGGTCCTTCTTGACCCAGCTTTAGGAGATTGCGCCAGCTTCACCTTTATACCCGAAGAAATGCACAAACCATATACGAGAAAAATGATGCTTGAAGGCACACATGCAGAATTCTCAAAAAGTCTGCATGTGCTCAACCAGCGGCAAATCCACTTAGGAAACATGCCTCTTCTTGTGTTGTCATCAGGTGAACGGACACAGAAATTCGCTGACGAACAGGAGTGGCAAAACCTGCACAGCAGCATATTGTCTCTCTCTAACCAAAGCGGCTGGATTCAAGCTAAAAACAGCTCGCACAACATCCATCATGATGAACCTCACATCGTTCATTTGGCTATTTATGACGTATGGTGCGCAGCGTGCCAGCAGGCCGCCCCGCTTTATCAGGCAGTCAATTAA
- a CDS encoding membrane protein insertase YidC, protein MVKTYQTLLAMGIFLIVLCSGNAAFAATNQVGGLSNVGFFHDYLIEPFSALLKGVAGFFHGEYGLSIILVTIIVRVVVLPLFVNQFKKQRMFQEKMAVIKPQVDSIQSKLKKTKDPEKQKELQMEMMKLYQEHNINPLAMGCLPMLIQSPIMIGLYYAIRSTPEIASHSFLWFSLGQSDILMSLSAGIMYFVQAYVAQKLSAKYSAVPQNPAAQQSAKLMVFIFPVMMTIFSLNVPAALPLYWFTSGLFLTVQNVVLQMTHHKSKKAAALTEPVK, encoded by the coding sequence TTGGTAAAAACATATCAAACACTTTTGGCTATGGGTATCTTTTTGATCGTATTATGCTCGGGCAATGCCGCGTTTGCGGCGACGAATCAGGTGGGAGGCCTCAGCAACGTCGGTTTTTTTCACGACTATTTAATCGAACCGTTTTCCGCTCTGCTTAAGGGAGTTGCCGGGTTCTTTCACGGAGAATACGGACTCTCTATTATTCTCGTAACCATTATTGTGCGTGTGGTTGTACTGCCTCTGTTTGTCAATCAGTTCAAAAAACAGCGCATGTTCCAAGAGAAAATGGCTGTTATTAAACCTCAGGTTGACAGCATTCAGTCCAAGTTGAAAAAGACAAAGGACCCGGAAAAGCAAAAAGAACTGCAAATGGAAATGATGAAGCTGTATCAGGAGCATAATATCAACCCGCTTGCGATGGGCTGTCTTCCAATGCTGATTCAGTCTCCGATTATGATTGGGCTTTATTACGCGATTCGCTCAACACCTGAAATTGCGTCACACTCGTTTCTATGGTTCAGTTTAGGGCAATCTGATATTCTTATGTCCCTTAGTGCAGGGATTATGTATTTTGTCCAAGCCTATGTCGCTCAAAAGCTGAGCGCGAAATATTCCGCTGTCCCGCAAAATCCGGCAGCGCAGCAGTCTGCAAAATTGATGGTGTTCATCTTCCCTGTGATGATGACGATTTTCTCGCTTAATGTTCCGGCAGCCCTTCCGCTTTACTGGTTTACAAGCGGGCTGTTTCTGACAGTGCAAAACGTTGTCCTTCAAATGACACATCATAAAAGTAAAAAAGCCGCCGCTCTTACTGAGCCGGTGAAATAA
- the zwf gene encoding glucose-6-phosphate dehydrogenase has protein sequence MKTNQQPKAVIVIFGATGDLAKRKLYPSIHRLYQNGQIGEEFAVVGVGRRPWSNEDLRQTVKTSISSSADKHIDDFTSHFYYHPFDVTNPSSYQELNVLLNQLEDTYQIPNNRMFYLAMAPEFFGTIAKTLKSEGVTATTGWSRLVIEKPFGHDLPSAQALNKEIREAFTEDQIYRIDHYLGKQMVQNIEVIRFANAIFEPLWTNRYISNIQITSSESLGVEDRARYYEKSGALRDMVQNHIMQMVALLAMEPPIKLNTEEIRSEKVKVLRALRPIKKDEVDEYFVRGQYQAGEIDGVPVPAYTDEENVAPDSNTETFVSGKLLIDNFRWAGVPFYIRTGKRMKEKTTKIVVQFKDIPMNLYYGNENNMNPNLLVIHIQPDEGITLYLNAKKLGGAAHAQPIKLDYCSNCNDEMNTPEAYEKLIHDCLLGDATNFAHWDEVALSWSFVDSISESWAANKTLSPNYESGSMGPKASDDLLAKDGLHWWNI, from the coding sequence GTGAAAACAAACCAACAGCCAAAAGCAGTAATTGTCATATTCGGTGCAACTGGAGATTTAGCAAAACGAAAGCTGTATCCGTCTATTCACCGTTTATACCAAAACGGACAAATCGGAGAAGAATTTGCAGTTGTAGGAGTTGGAAGAAGACCTTGGTCTAATGAGGATCTTCGCCAAACCGTTAAAACATCCATTTCCTCATCTGCAGATAAACATATAGATGATTTCACGTCTCATTTTTACTATCACCCGTTTGACGTGACAAACCCTAGCTCTTATCAAGAGCTTAACGTATTGCTTAACCAGCTGGAAGATACATATCAAATTCCGAACAACAGAATGTTCTACTTGGCAATGGCTCCTGAATTCTTCGGAACAATTGCAAAAACATTAAAATCAGAAGGTGTAACAGCAACAACAGGCTGGTCGCGCCTTGTCATTGAAAAGCCGTTCGGCCATGATCTGCCAAGCGCACAGGCATTGAACAAAGAAATCCGCGAAGCGTTTACAGAGGATCAAATTTACAGAATCGACCATTATCTAGGCAAACAAATGGTTCAGAACATTGAAGTGATTCGATTTGCCAATGCGATTTTCGAACCGCTTTGGACAAACCGCTACATCTCAAACATTCAAATTACATCCAGCGAATCACTTGGCGTCGAGGACCGTGCAAGATATTACGAAAAATCAGGCGCCCTGCGCGACATGGTGCAAAACCACATTATGCAGATGGTTGCCCTGCTTGCAATGGAGCCGCCGATCAAATTGAATACAGAAGAAATCCGCAGCGAAAAAGTAAAGGTTCTGAGAGCGCTCCGCCCTATTAAAAAAGACGAAGTGGATGAGTACTTTGTGCGCGGACAATACCAAGCCGGTGAAATTGACGGTGTGCCGGTTCCTGCTTATACAGATGAGGAAAATGTCGCTCCTGACTCCAATACGGAGACCTTTGTTTCAGGGAAGCTTTTGATCGATAACTTCAGATGGGCTGGTGTTCCGTTCTATATCCGTACCGGAAAACGGATGAAAGAAAAGACCACAAAAATCGTCGTCCAATTCAAGGACATTCCGATGAACCTGTACTATGGCAATGAAAATAACATGAATCCGAACTTGCTCGTCATCCATATTCAGCCTGACGAAGGCATTACGCTTTACTTAAATGCTAAAAAGCTTGGCGGAGCAGCACATGCTCAGCCAATCAAACTGGATTACTGCAGCAATTGCAATGACGAGATGAACACTCCTGAAGCGTATGAAAAATTAATTCACGACTGTCTTCTTGGCGATGCAACAAACTTTGCACACTGGGATGAAGTTGCCCTTTCTTGGAGCTTTGTCGACTCCATCTCTGAATCATGGGCAGCAAACAAAACCTTATCTCCAAACTACGAATCAGGCTCTATGGGACCGAAAGCATCTGATGATCTTTTGGCGAAAGACGGCTTGCATTGGTGGAATATATAA
- the mifM gene encoding membrane protein insertion/folding monitor MifM yields the protein MTMFVESINDVLFLVDFFTIILPALTAIGIAFLLRECRAGEQWKSKRTDEHQTVFHINRTDFLIIIYHRITTWIRKVFRMNSPVNDEEDASSLLL from the coding sequence ATTACAATGTTTGTGGAATCGATAAATGACGTTTTATTCTTAGTCGATTTTTTCACAATTATTCTTCCGGCTCTGACGGCAATCGGGATTGCATTCCTCTTACGAGAGTGCCGTGCCGGCGAGCAATGGAAATCTAAACGAACTGATGAACATCAGACAGTCTTTCACATTAACCGAACAGACTTTCTTATTATTATATATCATCGCATTACAACTTGGATACGTAAAGTCTTCCGCATGAATTCGCCTGTGAACGATGAGGAAGACGCCAGTTCCCTTCTTTTATAA
- the rpmG gene encoding 50S ribosomal protein L33, with product MRVNVTLACTETGDRNYITTKNKRTNPDRLELKKYSPRLKKYTLHRETK from the coding sequence ATGAGAGTCAATGTTACTTTAGCCTGCACAGAAACGGGAGACCGAAATTACATCACAACAAAAAACAAACGCACCAATCCAGACCGTTTAGAGCTGAAAAAATATTCACCGCGCTTAAAAAAATATACCCTTCATCGCGAAACAAAATAA
- the gndA gene encoding NADP-dependent phosphogluconate dehydrogenase, translating into MSKQQIGVIGLAVMGKNLALNIESRGFSVSVYNRSSSKTEEFLQEAKGKNVVGTYSIEEFVQSLETPRKILLMVKAGTATDATIQSLLPHLEKDDILIDGGNTYYKDTQRRNKELAESGIHFIGTGVSGGEEGALKGPSIMPGGQKEAHELVKPILEAISAKVDGEPCTTYIGPDGAGHYVKMVHNGIEYGDMQLISESYFILKQVLGLSADELHEVFAEWNKGELDSYLIEITADIFTKKDEETGKPLVDVILDKAGQKGTGKWTSQSALDLGVPLPIITESVFARFISAMKEERVKASGLLSGPEVKPVTENKEELIEAVRKALFMSKICSYAQGFAQMKAASEEYNWDLKYGEIAMIFRGGCIIRAAFLQKIKEAYDREPELDNLLLDSYFKNIVESYQGALRQVISLAVAQGVPVPSFSSALAYYDSYRTAVLPANLIQAQRDYFGAHTYERTDKEGIFHTEWMK; encoded by the coding sequence ATGTCAAAACAACAAATCGGCGTTATCGGACTTGCGGTCATGGGTAAAAATCTGGCTTTAAATATCGAAAGCCGGGGATTTTCTGTTTCTGTTTATAACAGATCAAGCAGTAAGACTGAGGAGTTTTTGCAGGAGGCAAAAGGCAAAAATGTTGTTGGCACATACAGCATTGAAGAGTTTGTTCAATCCTTGGAAACACCCCGCAAAATCTTATTAATGGTTAAAGCGGGAACGGCAACAGATGCGACAATTCAATCTCTTCTTCCTCATCTAGAGAAGGATGATATTTTAATTGACGGCGGAAATACATATTATAAAGATACACAGCGCCGTAACAAAGAACTCGCTGAAAGCGGCATTCATTTTATCGGAACAGGTGTTTCCGGCGGAGAAGAAGGAGCGCTTAAAGGGCCTTCTATCATGCCTGGCGGCCAAAAAGAAGCACATGAGCTTGTGAAGCCGATTCTTGAAGCGATTTCTGCAAAAGTTGACGGAGAACCTTGTACGACATATATTGGTCCGGACGGTGCAGGCCATTATGTGAAAATGGTCCACAACGGCATTGAATACGGAGATATGCAGCTGATCTCTGAATCTTACTTCATTCTGAAACAAGTGCTCGGCCTTTCAGCTGATGAGCTTCACGAAGTCTTCGCTGAATGGAATAAAGGCGAGCTTGACAGCTATCTGATTGAGATTACGGCTGACATCTTCACGAAAAAAGACGAAGAGACAGGCAAACCGCTTGTTGATGTGATTCTTGATAAAGCAGGACAAAAAGGAACAGGAAAATGGACAAGCCAAAGCGCGCTTGACTTAGGTGTTCCGCTTCCAATTATTACCGAGTCTGTATTCGCGCGCTTTATCTCAGCTATGAAGGAAGAGCGTGTGAAAGCGAGCGGTCTTCTTTCAGGACCGGAAGTGAAGCCTGTTACAGAAAATAAAGAAGAGTTGATTGAGGCAGTCAGAAAAGCGCTGTTCATGAGTAAAATCTGTTCTTATGCGCAAGGGTTTGCCCAAATGAAAGCTGCTTCTGAAGAATATAACTGGGATCTTAAATACGGTGAAATCGCTATGATCTTCCGCGGCGGCTGCATCATCCGAGCGGCGTTCCTTCAGAAGATCAAAGAAGCTTACGATCGCGAACCTGAGCTTGACAACCTGCTTCTTGACAGCTACTTCAAAAATATTGTAGAAAGCTACCAAGGAGCGCTTCGCCAAGTGATTTCACTTGCAGTTGCCCAAGGAGTGCCGGTGCCATCGTTCTCAAGCGCATTGGCTTACTATGACAGCTACCGCACAGCCGTACTCCCTGCAAACTTAATTCAAGCGCAGCGTGACTACTTTGGCGCTCATACTTATGAGCGTACTGATAAAGAAGGCATCTTCCATACTGAATGGATGAAGTAA
- the namA gene encoding NADPH dehydrogenase NamA, whose protein sequence is MPRKLFTPITIKDMTLKNRIVMSPMCMYSSHEKDGKLTPFHMAHYISRAIGQVGLIIVEASAVNPQGRITDQDLGIWSDEHIEGFAKLTEQVKEQGSKIGIQLAHAGRKAELEGDIFAPSAIAFDEQSATPVEMSAEKIKETIQEFKQAAARAKEAGFDVIEIHAAHGYLIHEFLSPLSNHRTDEYGGSPENRYRFLREVIDEVKQVWDGPLFVRVSASDYTDKGLDIADHIGFAKWMKEQGVDLIDCSSGALVHADINVFPGYQVSFAEKIREQADMATGAVGMITDGSMAEEILQNGRADLIFIGRELLRDPFFARTAAKQLHTEIPAPVQYERGW, encoded by the coding sequence ATGCCTAGAAAATTATTCACACCGATTACAATTAAAGATATGACGTTAAAAAACCGAATTGTCATGTCGCCAATGTGCATGTACTCTTCTCATGAAAAGGACGGAAAATTAACGCCGTTCCACATGGCACATTACATATCGCGCGCAATCGGCCAGGTCGGGCTGATTATTGTCGAGGCATCAGCAGTTAATCCTCAAGGACGAATCACGGACCAAGACTTAGGAATTTGGAGTGACGAGCATATTGAAGGCTTTGCCAAACTGACTGAGCAGGTCAAAGAACAAGGCTCAAAAATCGGCATTCAGCTTGCCCATGCCGGACGTAAAGCAGAGCTTGAAGGAGATATCTTCGCTCCATCGGCGATTGCGTTTGACGAACAATCAGCAACACCTGTTGAAATGTCAGCAGAAAAAATAAAAGAAACGATTCAGGAGTTCAAACAAGCGGCTGCCCGCGCAAAAGAAGCCGGCTTTGATGTAATTGAAATTCATGCGGCGCACGGATATTTAATTCACGAATTTTTATCCCCGCTTTCCAACCATCGCACAGATGAATACGGCGGCTCACCTGAAAACCGCTATCGTTTCTTGAGAGAAGTCATCGATGAAGTCAAACAAGTATGGGACGGTCCTTTATTTGTCCGTGTATCTGCGTCTGACTATACAGACAAAGGCTTAGACATCGCTGATCACATCGGTTTTGCAAAATGGATGAAGGAGCAAGGTGTTGACTTAATTGACTGCAGCTCAGGCGCCCTTGTTCATGCAGACATTAACGTATTTCCTGGATATCAGGTCAGCTTCGCTGAAAAAATCCGTGAACAGGCTGACATGGCAACTGGTGCTGTCGGCATGATCACAGACGGTTCAATGGCTGAAGAAATTCTGCAAAACGGACGTGCCGACCTCATCTTCATCGGCAGAGAGCTTTTGCGGGATCCATTCTTTGCAAGAACGGCTGCGAAACAGCTTCATACAGAGATTCCTGCCCCTGTTCAATACGAAAGAGGCTGGTAA
- a CDS encoding tripeptidase T produces the protein MVNEKRLLEEFLELVQIDSETKHEAEICKVLKRKFSDLGVDVKEDDTMDITGHGAGNLICTLKGTKQTDTIYFTSHMDTVVPGNGVKPVVENGYVKTDGTTILGADDKAGLAAMFEAIKVLKEENIAHGTIEFIITVGEESGLIGAKALDRSMITASYGYALDSDGKVGNIIVAAPTQAKVRAAIYGKTAHAGVEPEKGISAITIASKAISKMPLGRIDEETTANIGRFEGGTQTNIVCDEVHILAEARSLVPEKMEAQVQKMKAAFEEAAAQMGGRAEVEIEVMYPGFKYQDGDQVVEIAKKAAAKIGRPSELQTSGGGSDANVIAGHGIPTVNLAVGYEQIHTKNEKMPVEELVKTAEMVVAIIEEAAK, from the coding sequence ATGGTGAATGAAAAACGCCTGCTGGAAGAATTTTTAGAACTTGTCCAAATTGACTCAGAAACAAAGCACGAAGCTGAAATCTGCAAAGTGCTGAAACGAAAATTTTCTGATTTAGGTGTGGACGTTAAAGAAGACGATACAATGGATATCACGGGCCACGGAGCCGGTAACCTGATTTGCACGCTAAAAGGGACAAAACAAACAGATACGATCTATTTTACATCTCATATGGACACAGTTGTACCTGGAAACGGCGTAAAACCAGTTGTAGAGAACGGTTACGTCAAAACTGACGGCACGACGATTTTAGGCGCTGATGATAAAGCGGGACTGGCTGCAATGTTTGAAGCGATTAAAGTGCTGAAAGAAGAAAACATTGCACACGGCACGATTGAATTCATCATTACAGTAGGTGAGGAATCAGGCCTGATCGGAGCGAAGGCGCTTGACCGTTCTATGATCACGGCATCTTACGGCTATGCCCTTGATTCAGACGGAAAAGTCGGAAATATCATTGTAGCCGCGCCGACACAGGCAAAGGTAAGAGCGGCAATTTACGGAAAAACCGCACACGCCGGGGTTGAACCTGAAAAAGGCATTTCAGCCATTACAATTGCTAGCAAAGCCATTTCAAAAATGCCATTGGGCCGCATCGATGAAGAAACAACAGCAAACATCGGCCGGTTTGAAGGCGGCACACAAACAAACATTGTGTGCGACGAAGTCCATATTCTTGCTGAAGCCCGCTCTTTAGTTCCTGAGAAAATGGAAGCTCAAGTTCAGAAAATGAAAGCTGCTTTTGAAGAGGCCGCTGCCCAGATGGGCGGACGCGCAGAAGTCGAAATTGAAGTCATGTACCCGGGCTTCAAATACCAGGACGGCGACCAAGTTGTTGAAATCGCGAAAAAAGCGGCAGCTAAAATCGGACGTCCGAGCGAGCTGCAAACAAGCGGCGGAGGAAGCGACGCGAACGTGATTGCAGGTCATGGCATTCCGACGGTTAACCTTGCTGTCGGTTACGAGCAAATTCATACAAAGAATGAAAAAATGCCGGTCGAAGAACTCGTTAAAACGGCAGAAATGGTTGTTGCCATTATTGAAGAGGCGGCAAAATAA
- the rnz gene encoding ribonuclease Z: MELLFLGTGAGIPAKARNVTSVALKLLEERRSIWLFDCGEATQHQILHTTIKPRKIEKIFITHMHGDHVYGLPGLLGSRSFQGGEDELTVYGPKGIKAFIETSLAVTKTHLTYPLVIKEIEEGTVFEDSQFIVTAATVIHGVEAFGYRVQEKDVPGSLKADLLKEMNIPPGPVYQRIKKGETVTLEDGRIINGYDFLEPPKKGRAVVFSGDTRVSDKLKELATDCDVLIHEATFAKEDRKLAYDYFHSTTEQAAVTAKEAGAKQLILTHISARYQGEASLELQKEAADVFPNSVVSYDFLEVNIPRG, encoded by the coding sequence GTGGAATTACTTTTTTTAGGGACAGGAGCCGGCATTCCCGCGAAGGCGAGAAACGTAACGTCTGTCGCATTAAAATTGCTTGAAGAAAGGCGTTCGATATGGCTGTTTGACTGTGGGGAAGCCACGCAGCATCAAATTTTACATACAACGATTAAACCTCGTAAAATAGAAAAAATCTTTATTACCCACATGCACGGCGATCATGTATACGGGCTTCCGGGGCTTCTGGGGAGCCGTTCCTTTCAAGGCGGAGAAGACGAGCTGACGGTGTACGGCCCTAAAGGGATTAAGGCGTTCATTGAAACAAGTCTTGCCGTTACGAAAACCCATTTGACATATCCGCTTGTGATCAAGGAAATCGAAGAAGGCACCGTGTTTGAAGATAGTCAGTTTATTGTTACAGCAGCAACTGTTATTCACGGAGTAGAAGCGTTCGGGTACCGTGTGCAGGAAAAAGACGTACCAGGTTCCTTAAAGGCGGATTTATTGAAAGAAATGAACATCCCGCCCGGACCTGTGTATCAAAGAATCAAAAAAGGCGAAACGGTAACGCTTGAAGACGGGCGCATCATTAATGGGTATGATTTTCTGGAGCCTCCCAAAAAGGGAAGAGCTGTAGTGTTTTCCGGGGATACGAGAGTAAGTGACAAACTAAAGGAGCTTGCAACGGATTGTGATGTGCTTATTCATGAAGCGACCTTTGCTAAGGAAGATCGGAAACTTGCTTATGATTATTTTCACAGTACAACAGAACAAGCTGCCGTAACAGCGAAAGAAGCCGGAGCGAAGCAGCTCATATTAACCCATATCAGCGCAAGATATCAGGGAGAGGCCTCTTTGGAGCTTCAAAAAGAAGCGGCTGACGTTTTCCCAAACAGCGTGGTTTCATATGATTTCTTAGAGGTAAACATCCCGCGAGGCTGA